One genomic window of Azospirillum sp. TSH58 includes the following:
- a CDS encoding cytochrome c family protein, producing the protein MSMEWNKIFGAVLLAGLIAMLAGFAAEVLVHSKSLEKPAYVVAMPDGAAPAPSGGAAPSGPAEIAPLLAKADAAAGQSAAKACAACHSFDKGGPNKVGPNLYGIVGAPHGHLDGFAYSDAIKGKAGPWNYDELNHFLYDPKAYAPGTKMTFAGVKKDQDRANIIAYLRSLSDSPAPLPQ; encoded by the coding sequence ATGAGCATGGAGTGGAACAAGATTTTCGGCGCCGTGCTGCTGGCGGGTCTGATCGCCATGCTGGCGGGCTTCGCCGCGGAAGTTCTGGTGCATTCGAAGTCGCTTGAGAAGCCCGCCTATGTGGTGGCCATGCCGGACGGCGCCGCTCCGGCTCCCAGCGGTGGCGCGGCCCCGTCCGGCCCCGCCGAGATCGCCCCGCTGCTCGCCAAGGCCGACGCCGCCGCCGGCCAGTCCGCGGCCAAGGCCTGCGCCGCCTGCCACAGCTTCGACAAGGGCGGCCCGAACAAGGTCGGCCCGAACCTGTACGGCATCGTCGGCGCCCCGCACGGCCATCTGGACGGCTTCGCCTATTCCGACGCCATCAAGGGCAAGGCCGGCCCCTGGAACTACGATGAGCTGAACCACTTCCTCTACGACCCGAAGGCCTACGCGCCGGGCACCAAGATGACCTTCGCCGGCGTCAAGAAGGACCAGGACCGGGCGAACATCATCGCCTATCTGCGCTCCCTGTCCGACAGCCCGGCGCCGCTGCCGCAGTAA
- a CDS encoding 3-deoxy-manno-octulosonate cytidylyltransferase: MNADADSKTTPTPPPSNPIVVIPARMASTRLPGKPLADIGGAPMIVQVWRRAMEAEIGPVVVACAEPEIAAAVEAAGGTAVLTRPDHPSGSDRIFEAVGLLDPEGKYDAVVNVQGDLPTIEPAVVRAAFAPLSDPQVDIATLVVEITRDEERTDPNVVKAVLELPPGARRGRALYFSRATAPWGDGPLFHHIGLYAYRRAALERYVRLPPSALEQRERLEQLRALAFGMRIDAAVVDAVPLGVDTPADLERARAILAKRASL; this comes from the coding sequence ATGAACGCAGACGCAGACAGCAAGACGACGCCGACCCCGCCACCCTCCAACCCGATCGTGGTGATCCCCGCCCGCATGGCCTCCACCCGCCTGCCGGGGAAGCCGCTGGCCGACATCGGCGGGGCGCCGATGATCGTGCAGGTGTGGCGCCGCGCCATGGAGGCGGAGATCGGCCCGGTGGTGGTCGCCTGCGCCGAGCCGGAGATCGCCGCGGCGGTGGAGGCGGCGGGCGGCACCGCCGTGCTGACCCGGCCCGACCATCCCTCGGGCTCCGACCGCATCTTCGAGGCGGTCGGCCTGCTCGACCCGGAGGGGAAATACGACGCGGTGGTGAACGTGCAGGGCGACCTGCCGACCATCGAGCCCGCCGTGGTCCGCGCCGCCTTCGCCCCGCTGTCCGACCCGCAGGTGGACATCGCCACGCTGGTGGTGGAGATCACGCGGGACGAGGAGCGCACCGACCCCAACGTGGTCAAGGCCGTCCTGGAGCTGCCGCCCGGCGCCCGGCGGGGCCGCGCCCTGTATTTCAGCCGCGCCACCGCGCCGTGGGGCGACGGGCCGCTGTTCCACCACATCGGGCTCTACGCCTACCGCCGCGCCGCGCTGGAGCGCTACGTCCGCCTGCCGCCCTCGGCGCTGGAGCAGCGGGAGCGGCTGGAGCAGCTCCGCGCGCTGGCCTTCGGGATGCGCATCGACGCCGCCGTCGTTGACGCGGTTCCGCTCGGCGTCGATACTCCGGCCGACCTGGAGCGTGCCCGCGCGATCCTCGCCAAGCGCGCCTCCCTTTAA
- the nudC gene encoding NAD(+) diphosphatase → MHDRSSPPDRPNAYAGIPLDRAGVRRKDRDWLKDAWASPDARLLPVAKSRNFVTGDADSAHAVAVACGGDWGVEPVFLGLLDGVPHFTVDLTGLEAPEEHPALAGLGRFEDLRAVGPLMEATEAGLCAYARGITWWNARHRFCGVCGSAAVGAEGGHVRVCTNLDCATHHFPRTDPAVIMLVHDGAGRMVLGRNSRFPPGMHSVLAGFVEPGESLEDSVKREVLEEVGLEVTDIRYHSSQPWPFPSSLMLGFSARAVTLDIQTDLEELETAHWFDRDFLRTFTPSEEFRLARPDSIARRLIDEWIAEGE, encoded by the coding sequence ATGCACGACCGCTCCTCCCCACCCGACCGCCCGAACGCCTATGCCGGCATCCCGCTCGACCGCGCCGGTGTGCGCCGCAAGGACAGGGACTGGCTGAAAGACGCCTGGGCCTCGCCGGACGCGCGCCTGCTGCCCGTGGCGAAATCACGCAACTTCGTGACCGGCGACGCCGACTCGGCCCACGCGGTCGCGGTGGCTTGCGGCGGCGACTGGGGGGTGGAGCCGGTCTTCCTCGGCCTGCTCGACGGGGTGCCGCACTTCACCGTGGACCTGACCGGTCTGGAGGCGCCGGAGGAGCATCCGGCCCTGGCCGGGCTCGGCCGCTTCGAGGACCTGCGCGCCGTCGGTCCGCTGATGGAGGCGACGGAGGCCGGGCTGTGCGCCTACGCCCGCGGCATCACCTGGTGGAACGCCCGGCACCGCTTCTGCGGCGTCTGCGGCTCCGCCGCGGTGGGCGCGGAGGGCGGGCATGTGCGCGTCTGCACCAACCTGGACTGCGCCACCCACCATTTCCCGCGCACCGACCCGGCGGTGATCATGCTGGTCCATGATGGGGCCGGGCGCATGGTGCTGGGCCGCAACTCCCGTTTCCCGCCGGGCATGCATTCGGTGCTGGCCGGCTTCGTCGAGCCGGGCGAGAGCCTGGAGGACAGCGTCAAGCGCGAGGTGCTGGAGGAGGTGGGGCTGGAGGTCACCGACATCCGCTACCACTCGTCCCAGCCCTGGCCGTTTCCGTCCTCGCTGATGCTGGGCTTCAGCGCGCGGGCGGTGACTTTGGACATCCAGACGGACCTGGAGGAACTGGAGACGGCCCATTGGTTCGACCGCGACTTCCTGCGGACCTTCACCCCCAGCGAGGAGTTCCGCCTCGCCCGCCCCGACAGCATCGCCCGCCGCCTGATCGACGAGTGGATCGCGGAGGGGGAGTGA
- a CDS encoding prephenate dehydratase: MTTSNVIAFQGLPGAYSDLSCRTVFPEMTTLPCATFEDAFAAVREGRAALAMIPVENSIAGRVADNHHLLPEGGLHIIGEHFQRVNHQLLAPKGATLAGLKTVRSHIQALSQCRNMTRELGLTAISHADTAGAAAEIAKLGDPQHAAIASSLAADIYGLDILKGGIEDAEHNTTRFLILSREPKTPPLPAEGTGGKIITTFVFRVRSVPAALYKALGGFATNGINMTKLESYMVGGHFTQTQFYADVEGHPEERSLRLALEELAFFARAGEVKILGVYPANPFRYQESQRLGED; encoded by the coding sequence ATGACGACCTCGAACGTGATCGCCTTCCAGGGCCTGCCCGGCGCCTATTCGGACCTGTCCTGCCGGACGGTCTTTCCGGAGATGACGACGCTGCCCTGCGCCACGTTCGAGGACGCCTTCGCCGCGGTGCGCGAGGGGCGCGCGGCGCTCGCCATGATCCCGGTGGAGAACTCCATCGCCGGGCGCGTGGCCGACAACCATCATCTGCTGCCCGAGGGCGGCCTGCACATCATCGGCGAGCATTTCCAGCGGGTGAACCACCAGCTCCTCGCCCCCAAGGGCGCGACGCTGGCCGGGCTGAAGACGGTGCGCAGCCACATCCAGGCGCTGTCCCAGTGCCGCAACATGACGCGGGAGCTGGGGCTGACGGCGATCTCCCACGCCGACACCGCGGGCGCCGCCGCCGAGATCGCCAAGCTGGGCGACCCGCAGCACGCCGCCATCGCCTCCTCGCTGGCCGCGGACATCTACGGGCTGGACATCCTGAAGGGCGGCATCGAGGACGCGGAGCACAACACCACCCGCTTCCTGATCCTGTCCCGCGAGCCGAAGACCCCGCCGCTGCCCGCCGAGGGGACCGGCGGCAAGATCATCACCACCTTCGTCTTCCGCGTGCGCAGCGTGCCGGCCGCCCTCTACAAGGCGCTGGGCGGCTTCGCCACCAACGGCATCAACATGACGAAGCTGGAAAGCTACATGGTCGGCGGGCACTTCACCCAGACCCAGTTCTACGCCGACGTGGAGGGCCATCCGGAGGAGCGCTCCCTGCGCCTGGCGCTTGAGGAGCTGGCTTTCTTCGCCCGCGCGGGCGAGGTGAAGATCCTGGGCGTCTACCCCGCCAACCCCTTCCGCTACCAGGAAAGCCAGCGCCTCGGCGAGGATTGA
- a CDS encoding YbaB/EbfC family nucleoid-associated protein, producing MKNLGQMMKQAQQMQAKMQEMQARLGEVEMTGQSGAGMVNVTVNGKGEMKKIKLDKSIVDPEDIEVLEDLIIAAFNDAKAKVEQHVANETQNLMGGMKLPPGMKLPF from the coding sequence ATGAAGAACCTCGGCCAGATGATGAAGCAGGCCCAGCAGATGCAGGCCAAGATGCAGGAGATGCAGGCCCGCCTGGGCGAGGTCGAGATGACCGGCCAGTCGGGCGCCGGCATGGTCAACGTGACGGTGAACGGCAAGGGCGAGATGAAGAAGATCAAGCTCGACAAGTCGATCGTCGATCCGGAGGACATCGAGGTCCTGGAGGACCTGATCATCGCCGCCTTCAACGACGCCAAGGCCAAGGTCGAGCAGCACGTCGCCAACGAGACCCAGAACCTGATGGGCGGGATGAAGCTGCCGCCGGGCATGAAGCTGCCGTTCTAA
- the aqpZ gene encoding aquaporin Z gives MSMFRRTSAEFLGTFWLVFGGCGSAVLSAAFPEVGIGLTGVSLAFGLTVLTMAYSVGHISGCHLNPAVTVGLWAGGRFPAKDILPYVIAQVVGAFLAAVVLYVIASGKADWSLAAKGLAANGYGEHSPGAYNLTSGLLAEVVLTFMFLIVILGSTDRRAPAGFAPLAIGLALTLIHLISIPVTNTSVNPARSTGPALVVGGWALQQLWAFWVAPLVGGLLGGLAYRALAEEMPRKPAITGEARPSA, from the coding sequence ATGTCGATGTTCCGGCGCACGAGCGCGGAGTTTCTCGGCACCTTCTGGCTGGTCTTCGGCGGCTGCGGCAGTGCCGTGCTGTCCGCCGCCTTCCCGGAGGTCGGGATCGGGCTGACCGGCGTCTCCCTGGCCTTCGGCCTGACGGTTCTGACCATGGCCTATTCGGTCGGCCACATCTCCGGCTGCCACCTGAACCCGGCGGTCACGGTGGGGCTTTGGGCCGGCGGACGCTTTCCGGCCAAGGACATCCTCCCCTACGTCATCGCGCAGGTGGTCGGCGCCTTCCTGGCGGCGGTGGTGCTGTACGTCATCGCCAGCGGCAAGGCCGACTGGTCGCTGGCCGCCAAGGGGCTGGCCGCCAACGGGTACGGGGAGCATTCGCCGGGCGCGTACAACCTCACCTCCGGCCTGCTGGCCGAGGTGGTGCTGACCTTCATGTTCCTGATCGTCATCCTGGGCTCCACCGACCGGCGGGCGCCCGCGGGCTTCGCGCCGCTGGCCATCGGGCTGGCGCTGACGCTGATCCACCTCATCAGCATCCCGGTCACCAACACCTCGGTGAACCCGGCGCGCAGCACCGGGCCGGCTCTGGTCGTCGGCGGCTGGGCGCTGCAGCAGCTCTGGGCCTTCTGGGTGGCGCCGCTGGTCGGCGGGCTGCTCGGCGGGCTGGCCTACCGCGCGCTGGCCGAGGAGATGCCGCGCAAGCCCGCCATCACCGGCGAGGCTCGCCCCTCCGCCTGA
- a CDS encoding extracellular solute-binding protein: MRRVLAAARTTAVLAAVLAAFLALPALMAPVQAQTVTVPALKQFGEPEFKPGFTHFPHANPEAPKGGQITLAAQGSFDSLNPIILRGVTPRTLGLIADSLMVGSGWEMDAAYGSLAESVELPDDKSWAVFHLRREARWHDGVPVTAGDVVFAWDSIQAHGNPFLKSFLDRVGAVEALDEHRLKITLKTTGEMKPIIDFATSIAPQPEHWWTANGRDISKTTLEPVLGSGPYRIKTVDPGRSITYERVADWWGRDLPTARGFYNFDSVKVDYYRDDDVMFEAFKAGAYDFRTENRAQRWTTGYDFPAAKDGRVNRVEVKSDLPLGAQGFRLNTRRAKFADPRVREALGYLFDFEWIQRNILYGQYLRTTSNFPNSDFGAKGPPTAEELALLEPFRAQLPERVFTTPFEPPKTDGSGNNRNNLREAMRLFREAGWELKNGRMTSAKTGEVLSIEFLDGTGALTRVIQPYVEALRKAGIDAVLRVVDTAQFQARTDEFDFDVVVANFNFFTPPGTELRSYFGSAAADVRGSANYAGIKEPAADAMIEKALAAKDLSSVQAATRALDRVLLWGFYMVPHWYNPDNWIAHRTTLGFPETTPKYDLGFRNSGFPEAWWVKPGKEG; encoded by the coding sequence ATGCGCCGAGTTCTCGCTGCCGCCCGGACAACCGCCGTTCTGGCCGCCGTTTTGGCCGCCTTCCTGGCCCTCCCCGCGCTGATGGCACCGGTCCAGGCGCAGACGGTCACCGTCCCGGCCCTGAAGCAGTTCGGCGAGCCGGAGTTCAAGCCCGGCTTCACCCATTTTCCGCACGCCAACCCCGAAGCCCCCAAGGGCGGGCAGATCACCCTGGCCGCGCAGGGCAGCTTCGACAGCCTGAACCCGATCATCCTGCGCGGCGTCACCCCGCGCACGCTGGGGCTGATCGCCGATTCGCTGATGGTCGGCTCCGGCTGGGAGATGGACGCCGCCTACGGGTCGCTGGCGGAGTCGGTGGAGTTGCCCGACGACAAGAGCTGGGCCGTCTTCCACCTGCGCCGGGAGGCGCGCTGGCACGATGGCGTGCCGGTGACCGCCGGCGACGTGGTCTTCGCCTGGGACTCCATCCAGGCGCACGGCAACCCCTTCCTGAAATCCTTCCTCGACCGCGTCGGCGCGGTGGAGGCGCTGGACGAGCACCGGCTGAAGATCACCCTGAAGACCACCGGGGAGATGAAGCCGATCATCGACTTCGCCACCAGCATCGCCCCCCAGCCCGAGCATTGGTGGACCGCCAACGGCCGCGACATTTCCAAGACGACGCTGGAGCCGGTGCTGGGCAGCGGCCCCTACCGCATCAAGACCGTCGATCCCGGCCGCTCCATCACCTACGAGCGGGTGGCCGACTGGTGGGGCCGCGACCTGCCCACGGCGCGCGGCTTCTACAACTTCGACAGCGTGAAGGTCGATTACTACCGCGACGACGACGTGATGTTCGAGGCCTTCAAGGCCGGCGCCTACGACTTCCGCACCGAGAACCGGGCGCAGCGCTGGACCACCGGCTACGACTTCCCCGCCGCCAAGGACGGGCGGGTGAACCGCGTGGAGGTGAAGAGCGACCTGCCGCTGGGCGCCCAGGGCTTCCGCCTGAACACCCGCCGCGCCAAGTTCGCCGACCCGCGGGTGCGCGAGGCGCTGGGCTATCTGTTCGACTTCGAATGGATCCAGAGGAACATCCTGTACGGCCAGTATCTCCGCACGACCTCCAACTTCCCCAACTCCGACTTCGGCGCCAAGGGGCCGCCGACGGCGGAGGAGCTGGCCCTGCTGGAGCCCTTCCGCGCCCAGCTGCCGGAGCGCGTCTTCACCACCCCCTTCGAGCCGCCGAAGACCGACGGCAGCGGCAACAACCGCAACAACCTGCGCGAGGCCATGCGCCTGTTCCGCGAGGCCGGGTGGGAGCTGAAGAACGGCCGGATGACCAGCGCGAAGACCGGCGAGGTGCTGAGCATCGAGTTCCTCGACGGCACCGGCGCGCTGACCCGCGTGATCCAGCCCTATGTCGAGGCGCTGCGCAAGGCGGGAATCGACGCGGTGCTGCGGGTGGTCGACACCGCCCAGTTCCAGGCGCGCACCGACGAGTTCGATTTCGACGTGGTGGTGGCGAACTTCAACTTCTTCACCCCGCCGGGAACCGAGCTGCGCAGCTATTTCGGCTCCGCCGCCGCGGACGTCCGGGGGTCGGCCAACTACGCCGGCATCAAGGAGCCGGCGGCCGACGCGATGATCGAGAAGGCGCTGGCGGCGAAGGATCTGTCGTCGGTCCAGGCGGCGACCCGCGCGCTCGACCGCGTGCTGCTGTGGGGCTTCTACATGGTGCCGCACTGGTACAACCCGGACAACTGGATCGCCCACCGGACGACGCTCGGCTTCCCGGAGACGACGCCGAAATACGACCTGGGCTTCCGCAACAGCGGCTTCCCGGAGGCGTGGTGGGTGAAGCCGGGCAAGGAAGGCTGA
- a CDS encoding DNA polymerase III subunit gamma/tau: MSSSVSGTSGGLAYRVLARKYRPKSFAELIGQDALVRTLTNAITSGRIAQAFMLTGVRGVGKTTTARIIARALNCTGPDGTGGPTVTPCGVCDNCRAIAEDRHVDVMEMDAASHTGVDDIREIIDGVRYAPVSARYKLYIIDEVHMLSKSAFNALLKTLEEPPSHVKFVFATTEIRKVPVTVLSRCQRFDLRRVDAQVLKEHFTRVTGLEGAGIEPDAAALIARAADGSVRDGLSLLDQAIALAAGTVTAQQVRDMLGLADRSKVIDLFEAAVSAKPAEAMDLLSDLHRVGADPVVILQDLLDLVHNLTRLKVVPDSANDPGLPEAERTRGAALSAKLGMPALTRAWQLLLKGLGEVQAAPVPQQALEMVIVRLSYAADMPTPGDLIRQFQNLQNGGGQGGASAPRGPGGGPVAVGGSAVRAVAQAQPNQQPSPQPAAQPVQTVAVAVADEERVAMPRDFRTLVQVFAEKREGALYGHLTGSVHLVRLEPGRLELRLTTLAPSTLPNRVGQLLTEWTGQRWVVIVSDAPGEPTLIQQEQAAQKRALEEAEAHPVVRAVLDAFPGAKITDVRDLKAAVEAEPQVADDGENPDLMVMQQDDGVYYPLDDEGDF; this comes from the coding sequence ATGTCCTCTTCCGTTTCCGGGACGTCCGGGGGCCTCGCCTACCGGGTGCTGGCGCGGAAATACCGTCCGAAAAGCTTTGCCGAGCTGATCGGGCAGGACGCGCTCGTCCGCACCCTGACCAACGCCATCACTTCGGGCCGCATCGCGCAGGCCTTCATGCTGACCGGCGTGCGCGGCGTGGGCAAGACGACGACCGCCCGCATCATCGCCCGCGCCCTGAACTGCACCGGGCCGGACGGCACCGGCGGGCCGACGGTGACGCCCTGCGGCGTCTGCGACAATTGCCGCGCCATCGCCGAGGACCGCCACGTCGACGTGATGGAGATGGACGCCGCCAGCCACACCGGCGTGGACGACATCCGCGAGATCATCGACGGCGTGCGCTACGCCCCGGTCTCGGCGCGCTACAAGCTCTACATCATCGACGAGGTCCACATGCTCTCCAAGAGCGCGTTCAACGCGCTTTTGAAGACGCTGGAGGAACCGCCGTCCCATGTGAAGTTCGTCTTCGCCACCACCGAGATCCGCAAGGTGCCGGTGACGGTGCTCTCGCGCTGCCAGCGCTTCGACCTGCGGCGCGTCGACGCCCAGGTGCTGAAGGAGCATTTCACCCGCGTCACCGGGCTGGAGGGGGCGGGGATCGAGCCGGACGCCGCGGCCCTGATCGCCCGCGCCGCCGACGGGTCGGTGCGCGACGGATTGTCGCTGCTCGACCAGGCCATCGCTCTGGCCGCCGGCACGGTGACCGCGCAGCAGGTGCGCGACATGCTGGGTCTGGCCGACCGCAGCAAGGTGATCGACCTGTTTGAGGCCGCCGTCTCGGCCAAGCCGGCGGAGGCGATGGACCTGCTGTCCGACCTGCACCGCGTCGGCGCCGATCCGGTGGTGATCCTCCAGGACCTTCTCGACCTCGTGCACAACCTGACGCGGCTGAAGGTCGTGCCGGACAGCGCCAACGACCCCGGCCTGCCGGAGGCGGAGCGCACCCGCGGCGCCGCCCTGTCGGCGAAGCTCGGCATGCCGGCGCTGACCCGCGCGTGGCAGTTGCTGCTGAAGGGGCTGGGCGAGGTTCAGGCGGCCCCGGTGCCGCAGCAGGCGCTGGAGATGGTCATCGTGCGGCTGTCCTACGCCGCCGATATGCCGACCCCGGGCGACCTGATCCGCCAGTTCCAGAATCTGCAAAATGGTGGTGGACAGGGTGGCGCCTCGGCCCCGCGCGGCCCCGGCGGTGGGCCGGTGGCGGTCGGCGGCTCCGCCGTGCGCGCCGTCGCCCAGGCACAGCCGAACCAGCAGCCGAGCCCGCAGCCGGCCGCCCAGCCCGTGCAGACCGTCGCCGTCGCCGTGGCGGACGAGGAGCGCGTGGCGATGCCGCGCGACTTCCGCACGCTGGTCCAGGTCTTCGCGGAGAAGCGCGAGGGCGCGCTCTACGGCCATCTGACCGGCAGCGTCCATCTGGTGCGCCTGGAGCCGGGGCGGCTGGAGCTGCGCCTGACGACCCTGGCCCCGTCGACCCTGCCGAATCGCGTCGGTCAGCTGTTGACGGAATGGACCGGCCAGCGCTGGGTCGTCATCGTCTCGGACGCGCCGGGCGAGCCGACGCTGATCCAGCAGGAGCAGGCCGCCCAGAAGCGCGCGCTGGAGGAGGCGGAGGCGCATCCGGTGGTGCGCGCCGTTCTGGACGCCTTTCCCGGCGCGAAGATCACCGATGTCCGCGATCTCAAGGCGGCGGTCGAGGCCGAGCCCCAGGTTGCGGATGACGGGGAGAATCCCGACCTTATGGTCATGCAGCAGGACGACGGGGTTTATTACCCGCTCGACGATGAAGGAGATTTCTGA
- the hisN gene encoding histidinol-phosphatase, which yields MTEPCPTPLVTLAERLADASGPVIRQYFRTPVAVDDKADASPVTIADREAERTIRAIIEAERPDDGIYGEEFGTKNLDAEWVWVIDPIDGTKSFITGRPIFGTLIALLHRGRPVLGVIDQPIVRDRWLGVEGRPTLFNGQPARVRACAGGLAAATLGTTSPDLFPGADQDAFRRVAGAAKVSVYGGDCYSYGLLAAGYYDLVVESGLKLYDFAALVPVVTGAGGLMTDWDGQPLDAKSSGRVVAAGDARTHRETLAALAG from the coding sequence ATGACCGAACCCTGCCCCACCCCCCTGGTGACCCTGGCGGAGCGTCTGGCCGACGCCTCCGGCCCGGTCATCCGCCAGTATTTCCGCACGCCGGTGGCGGTGGACGACAAGGCCGACGCCTCCCCCGTCACCATCGCCGACCGCGAGGCGGAGCGGACCATCCGCGCCATCATCGAGGCCGAGCGCCCCGACGACGGCATCTATGGCGAGGAATTCGGGACCAAGAACCTGGACGCCGAGTGGGTGTGGGTGATCGACCCCATCGACGGCACCAAGTCCTTCATCACCGGCCGCCCGATCTTCGGCACGCTGATCGCCCTGCTGCACCGCGGGCGCCCGGTGCTGGGCGTCATCGACCAGCCCATCGTCCGGGACCGCTGGCTGGGCGTCGAGGGCCGCCCCACCCTGTTCAACGGCCAGCCGGCCCGCGTGCGCGCCTGCGCCGGGGGGCTGGCCGCGGCGACGCTGGGCACCACCTCGCCCGACCTGTTCCCCGGTGCGGACCAGGACGCCTTCCGCCGGGTGGCGGGAGCGGCCAAGGTGTCCGTCTATGGCGGCGACTGCTACAGCTACGGCCTGCTGGCGGCGGGCTATTACGACCTCGTCGTCGAATCGGGGCTGAAGCTCTACGACTTCGCGGCGCTGGTGCCGGTGGTGACCGGGGCCGGCGGGCTGATGACCGATTGGGACGGCCAGCCGCTCGACGCCAAGTCCAGCGGGCGGGTGGTCGCCGCGGGCGACGCCCGCACCCACCGCGAGACGCTGGCCGCCCTGGCCGGCTGA
- a CDS encoding type II toxin-antitoxin system CcdA family antitoxin, which yields MPDTRLPFDDSAPKHATSVSLNSDLLAQAQALGIDVAQACERGLADQIAEVRDRAWREENRPAIESSNAYVEAHGLPLAKNRPY from the coding sequence ATGCCCGATACGCGCCTTCCCTTCGATGATTCGGCCCCGAAGCATGCCACCAGCGTCAGCCTGAACAGCGATCTGCTTGCGCAGGCGCAGGCGCTGGGCATCGACGTCGCGCAGGCCTGCGAGCGCGGTCTGGCGGACCAGATCGCCGAGGTCCGGGACCGGGCGTGGCGGGAGGAGAACCGTCCGGCCATCGAGTCGTCCAATGCCTATGTCGAGGCGCACGGCCTGCCTTTGGCGAAGAACCGGCCTTATTGA
- a CDS encoding CcdB family protein: protein MARFDVHRRLDGPGYLLDLQANILRDLNTRFVVPLLPRGEAPLAAKRLNPVFSIEGQPHVMVTQFAGAVRIADLGPCVGSLLSEDTAIVAALDMLTGA, encoded by the coding sequence ATGGCCCGTTTCGATGTTCATCGCCGCCTCGACGGTCCCGGCTATCTGCTGGATCTGCAAGCCAACATCCTGCGCGATCTTAACACGCGCTTCGTCGTCCCGCTGCTGCCGCGCGGAGAAGCGCCGCTCGCCGCGAAGCGGCTGAATCCGGTCTTTTCCATCGAAGGGCAGCCGCATGTCATGGTGACCCAGTTCGCCGGCGCCGTCCGCATCGCGGATCTTGGTCCCTGCGTCGGCAGCCTGCTGTCGGAAGACACCGCCATCGTGGCGGCTTTGGACATGCTGACCGGGGCCTGA
- the recR gene encoding recombination mediator RecR has protein sequence MIGPEIERLIQLLSKLPGLGPRSARRAALHLMKRRDSLLVPLSESMALAAEAIRNCSVCGNLDSRDPCSVCSDHSRDRSTICVVEDAGDLWALERTRAFHGTYHVLGGTLSALQGVGPDDLNIPSLVERAKDPAVTEVILALNATVDGQTTAHVVTDRLSGSGVSVSRLAHGVPVGGELDYLDDGTLTAALKARRPL, from the coding sequence ATGATCGGACCTGAAATCGAGCGCCTGATCCAGCTCCTGTCCAAGCTGCCGGGGCTGGGGCCGCGGTCGGCGCGGCGGGCGGCGCTGCACCTGATGAAGCGCCGCGACAGCCTGCTGGTGCCGCTGTCCGAATCCATGGCGCTCGCCGCGGAGGCCATCCGCAACTGCTCGGTCTGCGGCAACCTCGACAGCCGCGACCCCTGCTCCGTCTGTTCCGACCACAGCCGCGACCGCTCGACCATCTGCGTGGTGGAGGATGCCGGCGACCTCTGGGCGCTAGAGCGCACGCGCGCCTTCCACGGCACCTACCATGTGCTGGGCGGCACGCTGTCGGCCTTGCAGGGGGTGGGGCCGGACGATCTGAACATCCCGTCCCTGGTGGAGCGCGCGAAGGACCCGGCGGTGACCGAGGTCATCCTGGCGCTGAACGCCACGGTGGACGGCCAGACCACCGCCCATGTGGTGACCGACCGCCTGTCCGGCAGCGGCGTTTCCGTGTCCCGTCTGGCCCACGGCGTGCCGGTGGGCGGGGAACTGGACTATCTTGACGACGGGACGCTGACCGCGGCGCTGAAGGCGCGGCGGCCTTTGTAG